A genome region from Camelina sativa cultivar DH55 chromosome 10, Cs, whole genome shotgun sequence includes the following:
- the LOC104719983 gene encoding vacuolar protein sorting-associated protein 25-like produces CNSRFRWRRLPQFFNYPPYFTLQPVRDTHEKQIQLGKELILDYCKSQKIFLIGVEEDFPLFSNSAIDRSLSHEAKKTFLSAIVGEGRAEWLDKGHRKCLILWHRIQDWADIILQFVSHM; encoded by the exons TGCAATTCTCGATTCCGATGGCGGAGGCTTCCTCAGTTCTTCAATTATCCTCCATACTTCAC gTTGCAGCCTGTGAGGGACACTCATGAGAAGCAGATACAGCTCGGGAAAGAGCTTATTTTGGATTACTGCAAATCCCAAAAGATTTTCTTGATTGGCGTTGAAGAGGATTTCCCTCTCTTCTCAAACTCTGCCATTGATA GATCTCTAAGTCATGAAGCAAAGAAAACATTTCTCTCAGCCATCGTTGGAGAAG GGCGTGCTGAGTGGTTAGATAAAGGGCATAGGAAATGTCTGATTCTGTGGCACCGGATTCAAGATTGGGCAGACATTATTCTTCAGTTTGTGAGTCACATGTGA